The proteins below come from a single Oncorhynchus keta strain PuntledgeMale-10-30-2019 chromosome 1, Oket_V2, whole genome shotgun sequence genomic window:
- the LOC127908265 gene encoding collagen alpha-1(I) chain-like — MAGWPSEAGWPSEAGWPSEAGWPSEAGWPSEAGWPSEAGWPSAAGWPSAAWWPSEAGWPSEAGWPSEAGWPSEAWWPSAAGWPSAAGWPSAAGYPGGAGWPGAAGWPGAAGWPGAAGWPGGAGWPGGAGWPGGAGWPGAAGYPGGAGWPRAAGYPGGAGWPGAAGYPGAAGWPSAAGYPGGAGWPGAAGWPGAAGWPSAAGYPGGAGWPGAAGWPRAAGYPGAAGWPSAAGWPGAAGWPGAAGYPGGAGWPRAAGYPGGAGWPGAAGYPGAAGWPSAAGYPGGAGWPGAAGWPGVAGWPSAAGYPGGAGWPGAAGWPGAAVWPGAAGWPRAAGYPGAAGWPSAAGWPGAAGWTGAAGWTGAAGWTGAAGWPGAAGWPGAAGWPSAAGYPGGAGWPGAAGWPGAAGWPGAAGWPRAAGCPGAAGWPSAAGWPGAAGWPGAAGWPGAAGWPGAAGWPSAAGWPGAARCGRVAWCGQVRLGGLVRQGGLVRLGGLVRLGGLVRLGGLVRLGGLVRLGGLVRQGGLVRLGGLVRLGGLVRLGGLVRLGGLVRQGGLVRQGGLVRQGGLVRQGGLVVRALD, encoded by the coding sequence atggcagggtggcctagtgaggcagggtggcctagtgaggcagggtggcctagtgaggcagggtggcctagtgaggcagggtggcctagtgaggcagggtggcctagtgaggcagggtggcctagtgcggcagggtggcctagtgcgGCATGGTGGCCTAgtgaggcagggtggcctagtgaggcagggtggcctagtgaggcagggtggcctagtgagGCATGGTGGCCTAgtgcggcagggtggcctagtgcggcagggtggcctagtgcgGCAGGGTATCCTGGTGGGGCAGGGTGGCCTGGTGCGGCAGGGTGGCCTGGTGCGGCAGGGTGGCCTGGTGCGGCAGGGTGGCCTGGTGGGGCAGGGTGGCCTGGTGGGGCAGGGTGGCCTGGTGGGGCAGGGTGGCCTGGTGCGGCAGGGTATCCTGgtggggcagggtggcctagagCGGCAGGGTATCCTGGTGGGGCAGGGTGGCCTGGTGCGGCAGGGTATCCTGgtgcggcagggtggcctagtgcgGCAGGGTATCCTGGTGGGGCAGGGTGGCCTGGTGCGGCAGGGTGGCCTGgtgcggcagggtggcctagtgcgGCAGGGTATCCTGGTGGGGCAGGGTGGCCTGgtgcggcagggtggcctagagCGGCAGGGTATCCTGgtgcggcagggtggcctagtgcgGCAGGGTGGCCTGGTGCGGCAGGGTGGCCTGGTGCGGCAGGGTATCCTGgtggggcagggtggcctagagCGGCAGGGTATCCTGGTGGGGCAGGGTGGCCTGGTGCGGCAGGGTATCCTGgtgcggcagggtggcctagtgcgGCAGGGTATCCTGGTGGGGCAGGGTGGCCTGGTGCGGCAGGGTGGCCTGgtgtggcagggtggcctagtgcgGCAGGGTATCCTGGTGGGGCAGGGTGGCCTGGTGCGGCAGGGTGGCCTGGTGCGGCAGTGTGGCCTGgtgcggcagggtggcctagagCGGCAGGATATCCTGgtgcggcagggtggcctagtgcgGCAGGGTGGCCTGGTGCGGCAGGGTGGACTGGTGCGGCAGGGTGGACTGGTGCGGCAGGGTGGACTGGTGCGGCAGGGTGGCCTGGTGCGGCAGGGTGGCCTGgtgcggcagggtggcctagtgcgGCAGGGTATCCTGGTGGGGCAGGGTGGCCTGGTGCGGCAGGGTGGCCTGGTGCGGCAGGGTGGCCTGgtgcggcagggtggcctagagCGGCAGGGTGTCCTGgtgcggcagggtggcctagtgcgGCAGGGTGGCCTGGTGCGGCAGGGTGGCCAGGTGCGGCAGGGTGGCCTGGTGCGGCAGGGTGGCCTGgtgcggcagggtggcctagtgcgGCAGGGTGGCCTGGTGCGGCCAGGTGCGGCAGGGTGGCCTGGTGCGGCCAGGTGCGGCTGGGTGGCCTAgtgcggcagggtggcctagtgcgGCTGGGTGGCCTAGTGCGGCTGGGTGGCCTAGTGCGGCTGGGTGGCCTAGTGCGGCTGGGTGGCCTAGTGCGGCTGGGTGGCCTAgtgcggcagggtggcctagtgcgGCTGGGTGGCCTGGTGCGGCTGGGTGGCCTGGTGCGGCTGGGTGGCCTAGTGCGGCTGGGTGGCCTAGTGCGGCAGGGTGGCCTGgtgcggcagggtggcctagtgcggcagggtggcctagtgc